GGCCAAGCCGGCCGAGAGCAGGGCCACAGCGGAGCCGGGCCCAGGGGAGCGGGGTGGCAGGGAGACTTGAGCGCGGTCGACCTTGCGCGCGTGGGCGCGTGCGTCCTGAAGCATGCGGTGACCGGGGAGGTGAGGCCAGACGAGAGCGGGACGGCGGGAGGGCACCTGGCGCTTGGCAACGGCATCCTGGACCGGCGTTGGGGTCCCGGGAGGGTcgtggtggggctgggggcgcgGACGCGCGTGGGCAGTGGTCCAGCGGCACCCCTTGTCCACCCGACGCAGGCCGTGGAGCTGCGGAGTCTGTGGCGCGAGCAGGCGTGCGTGGTGGCCGGCCTGCGGCGCTTCGGCTGCTCCGTGTGTCGCTGGATCGCCCGGGACCTCAGCAGCCTCAGGGGTCTACTGGACCGGCACGGCGTGCGCCTGGTGGGCGTGGGGCCCGAGGCCCTGGGCCTGCAGGAGTTCCTGGACGGGGGCTACTTCTCAGGaggtgcctgtgctctcctctcccACAGCCGACGCCCGGCCAGCTGCCTTGAGACCCCCGCTCAAGCTCAGGGCATTGGTCATCCCCTCCTCGCCCAGCCCTGACCCTTCTCGCTCCAGGACCTCCAGTCGTCTTTCCTGGGTTCTCCACCTGCTGCCCTTACTCGCGTCCCCCAACCATGACGCCCCTTCCGCTGGGCACAGTGGCACAGCCTGGTGCGGACGCTGGCCTCGGGTACTCACCACCTCCCCAGGAGCCTGCAGGAGCAGCTGGGACAAGGCTGCTGATGCCCCCACACTCCCATCCGGCTAGCCTCCTCTCCCTGGCTCTCAGGATTTGCCCTCCCAGAGCTCTGGGCCAGGGGGCAGGGTCCGGATGAGTCCCgctcctccttcctctgtcccctctgGGTCTCCATCTCTCCTCTAGCAGTGGGGACGCTcagctcccctctgctcctctctcctcctccctgtcccGGCTGGGCAAGAAGGGCAGACGTGGGCTGGGTGCAGGAGGGTGGGCGAGGAGGAGGCTGGGCCCGAGTGCACCCCTGGGCCTTTGCTTTCCAGAGCTCTACCTGGATGAGAGCAAGCAGTTCTACAGGGAGCTGGGCTTCAGGCGGTGAGTGGGGGACACTGCCTCCTCATCCTCAACCTGAGGGCCTCTTCCCGGGCATGCGGCTCTGGTGGCATCCACTGCTCAGCTGGTCCGGCAGGGCTGTCTCCTGGGGGCTGTTAGAACTGTGGGTTTGGCTTCTTATCCAAGATCAAGCCCGGGCAGGCTGCAGAGGGGGCCCGGGGCCATCCGAGCCCCTCCAGTGCCTGGGTCATATGCTTGTTGCTCTGCCTGAGTAGTGGCCCAAGCTGAGCCACCTCCTCCCCGCTCACCCAGCCTGGGAGCCAGGCCACCCTCCTCAGATCTTCTGTGGGGCCCCAGACCTGCTGACCCCGGTCTGGATGCCCTCAAGCTCTGGCTGGTTTCTGGCCCGGCTGccccaaggcccctgagtcccTGGTGAGATGAGGTGAAGCCCGCTTGTGTGAACTGGTCTGTGCACCTTGTagagtctggggacaggagctgggGCTTCAGAGAGGAGCCAGAGCCTGGACAAGCCAGCTGTCTCTTCGCAGGTACAACAGCTTGAGTATCGTGCCGGCCGCCCTGGGGAAGCCCGTGCGCAACGTGGCCCTCAAGGTTTGTGCCCGCCAAGGCTGGGTGGGACTTGGGGTGGTGGGACTTCCCTCTAGGGCGGACCCggacctgcttccctccctgcaGGCCAAAGCTGTCGGCATCCAGGGGAACCTGTCTGGGGACCTGCTACAGAGCGGAGGGCTGCTGGTAGTTACCAAAggtgggctggggaaggggcgtCAGAGGCCAGTGCCTGGTCTGAGtagtgggaagggggtgggaaggcCTTGCTGAAGTTGGCCGTGTgctctgaccctcctcctcccttcctctgctttgtttctcttgtcCAGTCTTCTCTGTGGGGTGACGAGGTTCTTGGCTTAGCTGGGTGGGGCATGGTCAGAATGGCCCATTGGTCAGGACAGCCAGGTGGGGTCACGGTCAGAATGGCCCATTGGTCAGGACAGCCAGGTGGGGTCACGGTCAGAATGGCCCATTGGTCAGGACAGCGAGGTGGGGTCACGGACAACAAGGACTGCCCTGTCCTCCTGGCCGCAGGGGTACCCTGACCGCCTCCCGCTGCTGTAGGTGGTGACAGAGTTGCTCCACTTTGTTCAGAAGTCCCCAGGCGACTATGTTCCCCAGGAGCGCATCCTGCAGGCCCTGGGCCTCTCTGCGGACGGCTGTGCCAGTGAATCGCCCCAGGTGAGCTTGGGCCTGGGCGGGGGGGCGAGACACTGCCTGCCGAGAACAGCCCGTTCACACACCCACCTTCCCTGGGTTGAGCGCTGGGTGTGGCCAGGTGTTAGGCTGGACCTTGCAGGCTTCAGGTCATTTTGTGCTCGTGGCAGCCCAGGACGTCACTGTCACCCCAGTCTGCAGAGGGGTAACAGGTTAAGAGCAGTGGGGAGCCGGGGGCAGGCTGGCCGGACCCATGGGCACTGCAGCGCCCGCCCCAGACGACAGTGGTCTACCCAGGGGTTCGGGGCAGACAAGCCGCCTGTCCTCTAAGCCTCGTTGgatgggggaggcggggggggcaGGCCTCATCCCAGGTGACCATAGCCAGCCTCAGTGAGGTCCTGGGGGCAGCCTCCTGTGCCCGAATGAGGGAAGTATCCAGCACTTGGGCCCCAGACGGCTGGTGGGTGGGACCAGCTGCCCTTGACTCCGGGACGGCTGGCCGGCCTGACGGGGCCTCTGCTGCTCCACAGTGTGACGAAGAAGTGTGCACAGGGTGAACCCCTGAGGCCTCTGGGGATCTCGAGGCGGCTGCTGGCTCAGGCTTGCTGGGAGCGGATGTGAAGACTCTTCCCAGGACGGCTGGACCGGGGCACTAAGCTCTGCTGGGTACCAGGGCGGCCGTGAGCATTAAACCAGGTTTCCTCGTTGGCTCTGAGCCCCGAGTCCTTGGCTCCTCTATCTCTGTTGGTTCCCGCCACCCCCCGGCCAGCAGGGTGGTCAGGGCTCCGCAGGCTTCCCTGGGAGGGCGTGGGGAGTGCTGGAAATGCCCCTGCAGCCTCCCTGGTGATGTCAGGCCTGTGGCACAGGAGAGTCAGGGGTCTGGGGACAGGCCCAGGGTGCGGGAGCTAAAGGTGGGATCGGGAAGTCCCCAGGAGAGAGCCCGCCCTGGAGGGGTCAGGCTCAGGGCTCATGTCTGCTGCGTTCCGGGGAGGAGGTGGTCTCGTCTAGCTGCTGGAGCACGGTGGACAGTGGGACTTAGGGAGACGAAGGACCTTCCCTGATGGGATGGGTCCTTTGCCCCCTGCTGGGGGTGGCGGGCTGGGGGGAGTCTTGACCCAGTTGGTTCCCCGGCTCCTCCAGTGCCACTCCTTGGCGCGTGCAGCAGGCACTGGAGCCTAACGCGTCCAGAGTGGAAACCTGCCCCCACCGCCCTTGTCAGGGGCTCTCCGGTCTGGTGGGTTCAGACGACTGTCTCAGCACCTCCTGTCCTCCCCTGGCCTGGCCTCGATGACCACAGTGGCCTCCTCGCTGGCCTCCCAGCTTCCTTCCACTTTATCCCCCCTGCCCATTCCGTCCTTCTCTTGGGGGTCATTTAAGACCCAGGACAGGTGACAATGTCCCTGTGTGGTTTAACTCCTCCACTGGCCTCTAGTTACATAAAAGCAGGTCTCAGTTCTGAGCTGTGGCTCCCTAGTCCCCTTGGCCCACCTGCCAACCTCAgcagcccttcctcccctctgaaagGGGGATTGCAGAGGATCAGTATTTGGAGATATCCTGGTCActgctgtgcccacagcccggggCCCTGGGGACGGTCAGCAGGAGTGGTCCCCCGTCCACATGGTACCCTGCTGTTTCCCCTCCTGGCTGCCGCTCTGCCCGAGACCACTTAGGTCATGAGCAGCCAGTGCTTCTGGCCTGGGGAACTACCACCCCGACTGCCCCCGGGACCCTCCCGAACAGACAAGGCCACTGACTTCTTTGAAGCGTTTACTTAGCTCAAGGCTGAAGCGCATGGACAGATGACAAGGTCGCTTTGGAGAGTGGATGCGGACAGTTAAACAGGTCTGCGGGGCCGGGGCGCAGCGGCCCTTACCTCCAGTGTGGAGGGCCCCGGCTGCGCCACTCTCCCGGGAGCCGCGGCGGCGCTCCGGGCGCGGGGCGGGATGCGTGCTGGCCTCGCCCGCTGCTCCCGCGGTGCGCGGGAAGGACGCCCGGCTCCGGGCGGCAGGTGCGCGTGGGCCACGCAGTGCGGCTCGCCCATGGCTACCAGACGCGGCAGCGCTCTTGCGGGTGCATGTGGGTGCCCTGGGCGCAGTGGAAGGCTTCCGCGAAGGCCGCCAAGTTCTGCAGCGAGCCCAGCACCCTGAGGGCGACCGGGGGCCTGAGCCGGCCTCCCTGGGTGCGCGGGCTAGGGGTGGGGGTCTGCCTGCGGGTAGGGGGGGCTACTTGCCTGTACTTCAGGGGGCTGTGCACGTCGGTCTTGATGGACTGTATGGCAAACTCGGGCCGGTAGGACCCGCACCACACCTGTGGGCGCAGGAAGGGTGTGGTTGCGGGCCTGGGGCGATGGGACGGGGGAGTAAGGGGGCCCTGAGGGGATCCAGGCGCAGCTGGGGCGGGCCTGTGGTCTCATTTCTTTCTAGGCATGGGGGCGTCCCGCCTGTCCCAGGCTGCCCCTTCTCGGGTGCGGGGAAGGGAGCCCCAGCTCCATCCGAACCCTCGGGCTCCGATCCCCGGCCATCCTTTTCCTCTAGGAACCTTTCCAGGCTTGTAAGTTCTGGTTCTGCCTGGCTTGCCCGCTGTCCACACCCCTGGAAGCATCCCATAGTGGAGGCCCTCCGACTGGTTCCGGGGCACGGTGGCCGGCCGGCTGGGGACTGGGGCTGTTGCTACCTGCGCGTAGTTGATGAAGAACAGCTGGGCGTAGCTGAGTTCCAGTCCTGGCAGCTGCCGGTCCTTGCCGCCTTCTGCCATCCACTTCAGGTAAGCCTGCAGGTGCCAGACAGGAGCTGGGCCCAGGCCTGCCTTCGCTCCCGGGGGCACACCAGCCCGTAGGGACTCTGGAGTCCCGGCACCGAGGCCTACTACTCCTGGTAGAGGTCCTGCTTCTGCCGCTTATGGCCCTTTGAGCACCCCCAGGGACGGTCACTCCTTCCTTAATGGCCTCGCGGTCATCTCAGGCTCCGCTGGCCGGGCTTGGGCAGACGGCCACGCAGGGCCCACCCGGAATGAGCTCCCGAggcccagggcctggggctgCAGGGGTAGGGGTGCTGCTGCGGCCGGTGGGTATGTGGGGAGTGTTGCCGTCTCACATGGAGATGGACAGCGGCTTCCCCAGAGGTCGAAGCCTCCTCTAAGGTCGGGGTGAAAAGTGGGCAGAACAGCCAGGTGCCTGCCTGCCGCCAGGCCGGCTCCCCCGGGGCCCCGCGGCCTCCCAGGACCCATGGAAGCGGGTTCCGGGGTACACCTCGGCTTGGGCGGGGCACCGTCTCTGCCTCACCGAGACACCCGTCCTTGAGAGGCCCCTGCTCAGACCTACCTTGTATGCCTGCCGCACCCCTCCGTTGTCGGCGATGTTTTCCCCGAGCGTGCTGAGGCCGTTCACCTGTGCACAGGACCCGGGATGGCAGAGGGGGTGGTGGCCAGAGCCACCTTGCCTCCCccggggcccagggctggggtgcGGGCTCCCCGGGGGTGGCGGCGTGGCCGGGGCTTGCTCACGTTTTGGTTGTCCGCCAGATCCCAGGAGTAGTTCCCATACTGGCGCACCATGCACTCCGACTGCTTCCGGAAGTGCTGGGCTGAGAAGTTGCTCCACCAGTCCAGCATGTTCCCGTTCTTGTCGAAGTTCCGGCCTGGGTGGGCATAGGTGGGCTGCCCACACGGCCGTCCCTGCCCAGGGCCAGCCTCCCTACATGTGCCCTGGGAGCCCCAATAGCTAGAGCGCGCGTGTGAGCAGGGAGCGGGCCCCGGAAGGACATTGGCCTGCTTGAAAGGTCAGCACAATGTCACTGGGCTGCTTGGGCCTGGGAGGGGGGCTTTGGGAGTCCCCCGTGCCACCCCTGAGGTTAGGACCTGGGCTGTCTGGTCTCAGGGTTTAAGACCCTTGCTGGGGTGTCCAAACTGTCTGGACCCCAGGTAAGGGGAGCATGTGGTCCTGCGGGGGACAAGAGGCTGCCCTCAGAAGGTCAAGTGGTCAAGCCCAGTGGGAAAGCCAGCCTCGTTGGGCTGCAGCAGGAGCCTGTGTACAGAGTCACAGGCCACTAGAGCCAGGCAGGTGTCCCCAGCCCATGGTGTGGGGCAGGAGCATCGGGTCAGTACATCTCTAGGCTGGAGGAGGCTGGCTGTCCAGGAATGACACCGGTCAGGCTCCAGGGCAGGAGCTGTGGCTTCGAGCCACCCGAGCGATGGTGTCCCTGTCTCTGTGTCACAGGCCCGGGGAGGGCCGgtgagggaggtgggggcagggtcaGGCCCTTGTGCCCTCTCCTCCATGGCTCTGCCTAGAGCAAGAGGCCCTACCGGGACCTGCCATTCAAGACCTATCCTGCCAGCATAGCTCCCCTGGGGACCTGGCGAATCTTTCCCACGCCCTGGGCTTTAGTGTCCCCATCTGAATCCTGAAGGGCTTGACTGGATGGCCCAAGGGCCCTGTCCCTCAGTCCCCTCCCGGGACTGCGGCTCGGTGCAGAGGGGaggcgtgtgtgggtgtgtgactTGGTGGCGTCGCTCTGAGCACCCCACGCAGCTTCCCTACCATTGTCGTCAAAGCCGTGAGTGATCTCGTGCCCAATCACCATCCCGATGCCCCCGAAGTTcagggcctggggctgctccTTGCTGAAGAAAGGGGGCTGCAGAATCCCAGCGGGGAACACTGCTCGGGGACAGGTGGGGGCAGCCCTGAGCGCGCGCACCCTCATGGGCCAGCTCGGGGCGGTCCCCCTGGGGCTCCTGCCTCGGGACCCCGTGGCCCAGGAGGCGGGGCTCCAAACAGGCCCACGTTCCAGACAAGAAAGTGAGGGCCCGGAGCCGAGGGGCCAGGGCCAGTGCGCAGCAGATCCAGACTCTTCCCATGGTTCTCAGCTGCCTTTGGGGCTGGGTGTGCAGCCCCCCTCAGGACCCCCCACCGCTCACAGACAAAGGAGAGGAATGTCCCCACAGCTGGGGTGATGGGTGACGTTCCTACAGGTGGGGAGAGGTTCTCTCCTTTGGGGCACGGGCTGAAGTTCCccccaggaggaggggctggggtcgGTCAGAGGGCAGGAACGTACCGATCTGGTTTCGGTTTGGGGAGTAGAACGCGTTCACCACGGCCGCCCCGATGATCCAGCTGTGACGAACGGGCGGTCTCCTAGAGCCTGTGTCTCCgagccctccctccagcccccctgCTGGCTTCCGGGTCACCTCGGGCCCGTGTCACGGTGGCTGTGCCACGAGACCAGCGTCGCCCACAGCCAGGGTGAGGTCGGGCAGTCCGCAGATCTGAATCCTCCCCGAGCCCCAGAGCAAAGGCACAGTGGGCTCTGAGTCGGACCCAGCACCGCCCCCTCAGCTGGCCCCATCCTCAGCCCACCGGCTCCCGCATGCCGTCCCCACTCACAGGTTCTGGTCCACTTTCTCCCGTAGCTTCTTGAGGCTCCGCTGGGCTCCAGCCTTGAGGTTCTGAAGACCATTTTCAAAGTACTGGTCCTCAGAGAAGTTCAGCTATGGGAGAGGAGCGGTCACGGccgggggtgagggaggggccaAGAGTGGCTGGGGACAGGCCCTGGGGCTGGCTCGGTAGTCCCCTGCAAGGCCAGCGGGCTCTGggtgcaggtgggggaggggcctctgGTGGCTTGGGTCTCCCCGACTGACTCCAGAGCGGCCCACCCAGGGAGGGGGCCGGGTTGGTGCCGGCACCGCCTGCAGGGGCCCTGGAGGCTCCTGGTTCGCAGGACTGGGCGGGGGGCCCATcggagtggggtgaggggacgGGGAGGCCCTGGGGGCCCCTGGGCTGCGGGCGTACATTGGAGTACTCGTCGTCCAGGTGCTTGTTCCTGTCCTCCAGGATGTAGTCTGGGTACCCGATCTGCTCCCGGATGTGCATGGCCTAGGGAGGACATTGGGCCAGTCTGTGCCCGCCCCACCACGgggatcctggctctgcccctcgCTGCACTGCCCTGTGGGCAGGGGGCTCGGGGACGCGGCCCTCCGTACCGGCTGTGGGGAGGTTTAATGGGGGCAGATGTGGACCAGCTCAGCGCCGGGTGGAAGGTCTGCCCGACAGCCAGCCAGGGTGTGACGGGGTGAGGGCTGGGTGGAGGGGCTCAGCTTCCCTTTGTCACACTGGCCCAGTGGGGCTTCTGCTCCGAGGCCATGGCCACCCACACCTGTTCCCAGGGGTGCTGCGGGGGGGTCTCCCACAGTTGGCTTCGGGTCCCGCCTCTGCCCACAGCCTCTTTCTGGGCGAGCCACACCCAGCCTCGGTGTCTTCCTCTGTGAAGCGGGTGTGCTGACGGTCACCCCGGGAGCCCACGCTGGGGCTGCCCTCTCCGGGCGGGAAGTCCTTGGGGCTCCAGCCGCCCACCTTCTCCTGGGCCTTCTTCTTGGACGCCTCGTCCATCCAGCCCAGCTCGTCCAGGGTCTCCACGAACACCGCCCGCACCTTGTTGATGAGCTCTCTGACCTGGGGGGAGTGCATGGCCCTTGTCCTGCACAACCAGCTTTGGGGTCTCTGCAGGAGTCAGGTCCAGAGCCCCATCCCTGCTGTGGCGTTGGGGTGGGGATGAGGGATGATTCCCATGGGGACAGGGGTCATGGCTGTCGGTATTTCACCTGGGTGGGCCTGGGACCTGCCCACCCCTGGACTCCGAGCCTGTAGGACCCGTTCCTTTTCCCCGACAGACCTGTCAGTTTGGGGGTAGGGCCTCTGGCCTCCCCATGGGAGGGGCGCCGGGCACATATGAGCTCCCAAGATCACTGAGCACACATGGGCAGCTGGGGGACCCTGGGCTGCCCACCCCAGGAGCCAGGAGTCACCACGTAGGGCTGGGACCCGCCTCCCCCAACGGTGGGCCAATGTCCCTGCGGGGAGAAGCACCTGGACCCGGGCCATGGACCATGGACAGGGGCGGAGCACCCACCGCGTCCTTGCTGTCTCCGGGGAAGGCCTCCCTGACGTAGAGGGAGCCCACGGCGCTCTCCATGTTGCTGTTGACGTAGCTGACACACTCCCGCCAGCGAACCTCCTCCACTGTCGTGCCGTACAGCGCCTGCGGCGGCCGGTCACGTTCACACTCACTCACGGCTGCCTTCACCAGCACCGGCTTCCCTGTCCTCGGCCTCGGGGAGCCCAGGAGCCAGTGCGGGGTACGGAGGAACTCAGAGTCCCCTCTGAGGGTTAGCCACAGGTGTGGGCAGGACCGAGAGCGCAGTTTTCGGGGAAGGGCTCCCGACTCAGGCTCTGGGTTGTGCCTTTACCCTGGGGCAGTGGTAGGGCCCTACTCAGCCCCCAGTGCCTCCTCGCCCCCTGTTCTTGCCACCCTGGCCTGGCTGTCTGGCCGGATTCCGACTACAAGGACTCCAGCCCCACCCGAAAGCACAGGCTCGTGTTGACGCTGGAGGCCCTGGGGTCCCGACCCCGCTCAGCTGCAAGCCCCCCAGCTCTGCGGCCCCCAGTTTTCCCATCCCCAGAGAGGAGATGCTTGGTTAGCCACGTCTCCAACCCAGCGTGACAAGCCGGGGTCCAGACTTGCCCCCCAACTGCTCTGCCGTGTTTTCCTGATGCGCTGGAGGACTTCTGCCCGTCCCATTCTCTAGCGAAGAACCAGAGTCCCCCGACTCCCTGGCCCCTCCGTTTGTACCTCAACTGTCTGACGTAggcccctctgtctgctgctgatGTCCTGGTCCAACCTGTCACCCCTGGTCCAACCTGTCATCACCTGGATGATGGCCCCTGTCTCCACTCTGATTCCACGTCCCCTCGGATCATTGTCCCAGAAGAGCCACCGAGACCAAAGGGCTTCCCAGTGGGTCCCCTGCTCTGCCCTGACTGTACCCCACTCCACCTCCCGAGCAGCCGGAATGACCGCGCCAGCAGGACACCAGCTTGTGGGTCTCTCTCTTACCGCCTCGGCAACTTTCAGGGCGTGGGGAATCCATGCATCGGTCCCGTGATTGCtggccccatctctctccctgacCTCAGTGTCCTCTCCCTCACATGGGCCCGTGGTGTTCCCTGCCTTGGGGATCTGCCCTGTCACTCTCTCCTCAAGGTCTCCAGCGTCACCTTCACAGAGAGGCTCTCCCTGTCCTGTCCCTTCTCCTGCTGTTCTACTTTTGCTTTTGAAGGAGCCGACTTCCAGTTTGTCGACGGCCCCCAGAGGGCAGGTACCTTGTTAGGCTCTTTCATGGCTCTGACCCCAGGGTGGACCTTGGTGTTTGGCCCACAGCGGGCGCTCCGTACCGTAAACTGAGCGAGCCAGTGTCAGGACAGGGCAGGAGCTGCCTCTGTGGGGTCTCACCTTGCGGTAGTTGGCCCGTGCCTCCTTGAATCGCTGGCTCAGGCTGCTGATGCGGTCCAGCACCAGACGCCAGACCAGGTAGTTCTGCACGGTCCTGAGGGCGGGGGGCAGAGCGTGGGTATGGAACAGGGGCGTGCTGTGAGCCCAGAGAGATTACTGGTCCTATGGGCTCTTGGTCGACTCGTTCTGTGCCAAGCAGAGGGATCGCCGCAAGCAGGGTGGTGGGGAAACCTCGAGGACAAGCCCCAGACCCAGCCTGTCTGCTCCCGGGTGCTTGAGACAGCGCGAGGAGGGTTCGCATCTGTCTctaaggctctgtcagccacTAACACTGACCCGCTCCTGTCCCTCACTCCCTGAGTAAATGCCCCCCGGGGTCCTCTCCCGTCAGGAGAAGCTGCTGGGGCCGGGGCCAGGgccggggcaggggcgggggcagaggcGGGGATGCGGAAGCCTCTGGGCCCTTCCCTGGGTCCTCACCTGGCTGAGTAGACGTCAATGATGTCTTCAAGGTTCTGGAGGTAGGGGATGCCGTAGACCACCACTTCTTCATCTGGCAGCAGTTTGATTTTGACAGAGGACAGCACAGATTGTATGAAGAGCGTCCAGTTAAATCCCTGGGGAAGGCGGGCacggggagaaagagggagagacagagaggtagACATAGCTCCTGGGCATCCAGAAAATCCAGCTCCCACCAAAGAATATtcagagaacaagagagaagtCAAGATGATCAGAACCAGGAGAAGGGTGGGAGACATTAGCACAGCGCCCACAGACTGTGACAAGAGATTATGCTGATGGATTTAAAAACTTCAGTGTGGTGGGGAAATGCCTGAAAAACCCCCACAATTTAGCAAAATGACCAAAGAGTAGCCGATACAGTCTTATATGTAATAAA
This Neovison vison isolate M4711 chromosome 2, ASM_NN_V1, whole genome shotgun sequence DNA region includes the following protein-coding sequences:
- the MMEL1 gene encoding membrane metallo-endopeptidase-like 1; translated protein: MGKPESPVGMVELAGWSGQKHRGFLEGGLLLLLLLATGALAALGLLYAANSRGKQLTLFPSRLCFSKEEKTIIKRKPRAIQRPKEMGEICTSPGCVIAAARILQNMDPSREPCDDFYQYACGGWLRRHVIPETNSRYSVFDILRDELEVILKGVLENSTTEDRPAVQKAKMLYRSCMNESIIEKRDSQPLLNILDLMGGWPVTMERWNESVGPRWELEQQLALMNAQFNRRVLIDLFIWNDDQNSSRHIIYIDQPTLGMPSREYYFNQGSNRKVREAYLQFMVSVASMLRADMNLPENSYLVREDMVQVLELETQLANATAPQEERHDVTTLYHRMSLEDLQNKFGLKGFNWTLFIQSVLSSVKIKLLPDEEVVVYGIPYLQNLEDIIDVYSARTVQNYLVWRLVLDRISSLSQRFKEARANYRKALYGTTVEEVRWRECVSYVNSNMESAVGSLYVREAFPGDSKDAVRELINKVRAVFVETLDELGWMDEASKKKAQEKAMHIREQIGYPDYILEDRNKHLDDEYSNLNFSEDQYFENGLQNLKAGAQRSLKKLREKVDQNLWIIGAAVVNAFYSPNRNQIVFPAGILQPPFFSKEQPQALNFGGIGMVIGHEITHGFDDNGRNFDKNGNMLDWWSNFSAQHFRKQSECMVRQYGNYSWDLADNQNVNGLSTLGENIADNGGVRQAYKAYLKWMAEGGKDRQLPGLELSYAQLFFINYAQVWCGSYRPEFAIQSIKTDVHSPLKYRVLGSLQNLAAFAEAFHCAQGTHMHPQERCRVW